In Rhododendron vialii isolate Sample 1 chromosome 9a, ASM3025357v1, the following are encoded in one genomic region:
- the LOC131299757 gene encoding uncharacterized protein LOC131299757 produces MEELTDEPNKKVKTLKNDVRRKWMPDVSSKKAYRAKKAALDVIQGNHEEQYLRLRDYCMILVKQNPGSTALLKVDRLVHEPAVVFQRLFICFDAQAKEPFIGLDACFLKGPYGGQLMHATATDGNIQMYPLCMAIVEAELKDSWAWFLENLLRIIGRPEERGWCFMSYRQKDLIEAFKQLMPNVEHKFCLRHMYANFNKTYKGKEYKDMFWGAASAYTIPEFNEKMAKIKNVDKKAHEWLLNEVPDVWARAYYNPRSMVNRMDNNMSEGFNTWISEARDKPIVTLVDTIRRQLMVRYVARLDYSSKFKGKLCPSISKNVERKKVNARGLQVIYSGGLVFEVTSANKVYVVDIGEHRCTCRRWDLNGIPCTHGCATIISHKAQPEDYVNDCYSIETFMRTYSQRIYLIPDKILWPTTKCDLIMPPPIRTPIGRPKKARRKGVDEP; encoded by the exons ATGGAGGAGCTCACTGATGAACCAAACAAAAAGGtcaagacacttaaaaatgatGTTAGGAGGAAATGGATGCCAGATGTCTCAAGCAAGAAGGCTTATAGAGCCAAGAAAGCTGCTCTAGATGTAATCCAAGGGAATCATGAGGAACAATACTTGAGATTAAGAGACTACTGTATGATTTTGGTTAAGCAAAACCCAGGGTCAACTGCCCTTTTGAAGGTGGACAGGCTTGTGCATGAGCCAGCTGTGGTGTTCCAAAGATTATTTATCTGCTTTGATGCTCAAGCTAAGGA ACCTTTCATAGGTTTAGATGCATGCTTCCTCAAAGGCCCTTATGGTGGACAACTTATGCATGCAACAGCTACAGATGGCAACATCCAAATGTATCCTCTGTGCATGGCCATTGTGGAAGCTGAATTGAAAGATAGCTGGGCTTGGTTTTTAGAGAATCTGTTGAGAATCATAGGAAGACCTGAGGAGAGGGGATGGTGTTTCATGTCTTATAGGCAAAAG GATTTGATTGAAGCATTCAAGCAACTCATGCCTAATGTGGAGCATAAATTTTGTCTAAGGCATATGTATGCCAATTTCAACAAAACCtacaaaggaaaagaatacaaagatATGTTTTGGGGAGCAGCCTCTGCCTACACAATTCCAGAGTTTAATGAAAAAATGGCAAAGATAAAGAATGTAGACAAAAAGGCACATGAATGGCTACTGAATGAGGTTCCAGATGTTTGGGCTAGAGCTTACTACAACCCTAGGTCCATGGTTAACAGGATGGATAACAACATGAGTGAGGGGTTCAATACATGGATATCTGAAGCAAGGGATAAGCCCATAGTGACATTGGTAGACACAATTAGGAGGCAACTTATGGTAAGATATGTGGCCAGACTTGATTACAGTAGCAAGTTTAAGGGTAAGTTGTGTCCAagtatttctaagaatgttgaaAGGAAAAAGGTTAATGCAAGAGGACTGCAGGTTATATACTCAGGGGGATTAGTGTTTGAAGTGACAAGTGCAAATAAGGTATATGTGGTTGACATTGGGGAGCACAGGTGTACTTGTAGGAGATGGGATCTAAATGGAATTCCTTGCACTCATGGATGTGCAACTATCATATCTCACAAGGCCCAACCTGAGGATTATGTAAATGATTGTTACTCAATTGAGACATTTATGAGGACTTATAGTCAGAGGATCTATCTAATACCAGATAAAATCTTGTGGCCAACCACTAAATGTGATCTCATAATGCCTCCACCTATAAGAACACCAATTGGGAGGCCAAAGAAGGCAAGGAGAAAAGGAGTGGATGAGCCCTAA
- the LOC131302120 gene encoding mitochondrial inner membrane protein OXA1-like: protein MRRWWFGNSIQNRRCSQFYLPPTAGVFFRRNMSMAVDGVADKIEYMSDMAEVLTDKTVEAVAATASVISEVAVATADSVFPVAALQYFIDSVHSVTAFNWYGAIYLYLWRDKEGQFCPVKK from the coding sequence ATGAGGAGGTGGTGGTTCGGCAACTCGATTCAAAACCGGAGGTGTTCTCAGTTCTATCTTCCTCCAACGGCGGGAGTGTTTTTCAGGAGAAACATGTCCATGGCTGTGGACGGAGTGGCGGATAAGATTGAGTACATGAGCGACATGGCTGAAGTGCTCACTGACAAGACAGTCGAGGCCGTGGCGGCGACCGCCTCAGTGATTAGCGAGGTGGCGGTGGCCACTGCGGATTCGGTTTTCCCCGTGGCGGCGTTGCAGTACTTCATCGATAGTGTTCATTCTGTCACTGCATTCAATTGGTATGGAGCTATTTATCTGtacttgtggcgtgataaagaAGGGCAATTTTGTCCAGTCAAAAAGTGA